In Arthrobacter sp. UKPF54-2, the following are encoded in one genomic region:
- a CDS encoding putative protein N(5)-glutamine methyltransferase: MQAVPAQRTEVAGRLRAAGCVFAEDEAALLLEAAATAADLEVLLRRRVSGLPLEHVLGWAEFCGLRIAVDPAVFVPRRRTGYLVRLAARLLQARPAGGTPVVVDLCCGTGAVGAALAAAAGPLELHAADVDPAAAACARRNLQPLGAEVHEGDLYDALPERLRGRVDVLAVNAPYVPSAMIGTMPPEARLHEPLVSLDGGPDGLELQRRVAAAAPEWLAPGGHLLIETSRRQAPRTVGIFAVSGLSGRVFSSRRLDATVVLGGVAPGAAAAATR, encoded by the coding sequence GTGCAGGCTGTTCCCGCGCAGCGGACCGAGGTGGCCGGCCGGCTCCGCGCCGCCGGCTGTGTGTTCGCCGAGGATGAGGCTGCCCTGCTTCTGGAGGCCGCGGCCACCGCCGCGGACCTGGAGGTGCTTCTCAGGCGCCGGGTCTCCGGTTTGCCGTTGGAACACGTATTGGGATGGGCGGAGTTTTGTGGTCTCCGCATCGCGGTGGACCCCGCGGTGTTTGTGCCGCGCCGCCGCACCGGCTATCTCGTCCGGCTGGCCGCGAGGCTCCTGCAGGCGCGCCCCGCGGGCGGGACCCCTGTTGTGGTGGATCTCTGCTGCGGCACCGGCGCCGTGGGGGCAGCGCTGGCCGCCGCGGCCGGGCCGCTGGAACTGCACGCCGCCGACGTCGACCCTGCCGCCGCGGCCTGTGCGCGGCGCAACCTGCAGCCGCTGGGGGCCGAGGTCCACGAGGGCGATCTCTACGATGCGCTGCCGGAGCGGCTGCGCGGCCGCGTGGATGTCCTGGCCGTCAATGCGCCCTATGTTCCCTCGGCGATGATCGGGACCATGCCGCCGGAAGCGCGGCTGCATGAACCACTGGTCTCCCTGGACGGGGGCCCGGACGGGCTGGAGTTGCAGCGGCGGGTGGCCGCCGCGGCGCCGGAATGGCTGGCGCCGGGCGGCCACCTGCTGATCGAGACGAGCCGGCGCCAGGCGCCCCGGACCGTCGGGATCTTCGCCGTGAGCGGGCTCTCCGGCCGTGTGTTCAGTTCGCGGAGACTGGATGCCACCGTGGTGCTGGGCGGGGTTGCTCCCGGCGCGGCGGCCGCCGCCACTCGGTGA
- a CDS encoding alpha-amylase family glycosyl hydrolase encodes MSTRSSSLPRPPRFRRGLGLPQPRPAARTLTALAAALAVAAVAVVPAHAAPGGGDPGTPPGSHALRGPVTDERFYFVMADRFSNGSTANDDGGLGADPMVSGFDPTKKGFYNGGDLKGLREKIDYIQGLGTTSIWLTPSFKNKAVQPKDQSAGYHGYWVTDFTQIDPHLGTNAELKTLIDEAHARGMKVYFDIITNHTADVISYQEGDRTAYKSKDASPYRTAAGEPFDDRHYAGTGSFPKLDAATSFPYTPKLAPGDENLKVPAWLNDPTLYHNRGDTTFEGENSSYGDFFGLDDLFTENPAVADGMAGIYEKWIGDFGVDGFRIDTMKHVNDEFWQQFGPRVLDYAKAHGKGEFFMFGEVFDTSKSFTSQFTTRNKMQAVLDFPFQDAARNFASRGQGAKELATFFDGDDWYTDADSNVYELPTFLGNHDMGRIGSFITADNPNADDAERVARDRLAHELMYFSRGNPVVYYGDEQGFTGPGGDQDARQTMFASKVPDYLDDDLLGTDATHASDNFNPSHPLYQEISKLAALTSEHPALRNGAHQNRYASDGPGIYAFSRTDAKDQREYVVSVNNSTKAQTAAVPTYVGKRTFTRIYGDASAEVKTAADGKLTVTVPPLSAVVYASSGRIPHSKAAPAVVLQEPAAAAADNSRVRVAADVDGSSFYEVTFQARTAGGEWASIGTDDTAPYQVFHDVSALPAGSAVEYRAIVLDNGAHTAVSRPRAGTVPAPALSIVNPKEGSSVRGKVEVGAVASPDKADYVVRFERSISGGPWSKFGEDSSSPAYTAVDDLAKLQVPDGTQLRYRALMTVPGAGEIISGIRTVVAGDLPQPASVTVAGSLDSELGCPGDWQPACPAAFLKLDPADKIWRLTVPDLPAGSYEFKAAINGSWDENYGAGGGANGGNIVLNHPGGAVTFRYDHSTHLISAVYASQQPAAVAVAGDLDSELGCPVDWMPDCPQAQLALDPADLVWKLTIPDLPAGTYSYKAALNRSWTENYGAGGEPGGGNISLAHGGGPVTVRYDHVTHRISAG; translated from the coding sequence GTGTCCACCCGCAGCTCCAGCCTGCCCCGGCCGCCCCGTTTCAGGCGCGGCCTGGGGCTCCCCCAGCCCCGCCCCGCCGCCCGCACGCTCACGGCCCTGGCGGCGGCGCTGGCCGTCGCCGCCGTCGCCGTCGTTCCCGCCCACGCCGCCCCCGGGGGCGGCGATCCGGGCACTCCGCCGGGGTCGCATGCCCTGCGCGGGCCGGTCACGGACGAGCGGTTCTACTTTGTGATGGCGGACCGGTTCAGCAACGGCAGCACGGCGAACGACGACGGCGGCCTCGGCGCCGACCCCATGGTCTCCGGCTTCGATCCGACGAAGAAGGGGTTCTACAACGGCGGGGACCTCAAGGGCCTGCGGGAGAAGATCGACTACATCCAGGGCCTGGGCACCACGTCGATCTGGCTGACCCCGAGCTTCAAGAACAAGGCGGTCCAGCCGAAGGACCAGTCCGCCGGTTACCACGGCTACTGGGTCACCGACTTCACCCAGATCGACCCGCACCTGGGCACCAACGCGGAGCTGAAGACCCTCATCGACGAGGCGCACGCCCGCGGCATGAAGGTGTACTTCGACATCATCACCAACCACACCGCCGACGTGATCAGCTACCAGGAAGGCGACCGGACGGCCTACAAGTCCAAGGACGCCTCGCCCTACCGCACCGCCGCCGGCGAACCGTTCGATGACCGGCACTACGCCGGTACCGGCAGCTTCCCGAAACTGGATGCTGCCACCTCCTTCCCGTACACGCCGAAGCTCGCGCCCGGCGACGAGAACCTCAAGGTCCCGGCCTGGCTCAACGACCCCACGCTCTACCACAACCGCGGCGACACGACCTTTGAGGGCGAAAACTCCTCCTACGGCGACTTCTTCGGCCTGGACGACCTGTTCACCGAAAACCCCGCCGTGGCGGACGGCATGGCCGGCATCTACGAAAAATGGATCGGCGACTTCGGCGTGGACGGCTTCCGGATCGACACCATGAAGCACGTCAACGACGAGTTCTGGCAGCAGTTTGGGCCCCGCGTGCTCGACTACGCCAAGGCGCACGGCAAGGGAGAGTTCTTTATGTTCGGCGAGGTCTTTGACACCTCCAAGAGCTTCACCTCGCAGTTCACCACCCGCAACAAGATGCAGGCCGTGCTGGACTTCCCGTTCCAGGACGCCGCCCGCAACTTCGCCTCCCGCGGCCAGGGCGCCAAGGAGCTGGCGACCTTCTTCGACGGCGACGACTGGTACACCGACGCCGATTCGAACGTCTACGAGCTGCCCACCTTCCTCGGCAACCACGACATGGGCAGGATCGGCAGCTTCATCACCGCGGACAACCCGAACGCGGACGACGCCGAACGCGTCGCCCGGGACCGGCTCGCGCACGAGCTGATGTACTTCTCGCGCGGCAACCCGGTGGTCTACTACGGGGACGAACAGGGCTTTACCGGCCCCGGCGGGGACCAGGACGCCCGGCAGACCATGTTTGCCAGCAAGGTCCCGGACTACCTCGACGATGACCTGCTGGGCACCGACGCCACCCACGCGTCAGACAACTTCAACCCCTCCCACCCGCTGTACCAGGAGATCAGCAAGCTCGCTGCGCTGACCTCCGAGCACCCGGCCCTGCGCAACGGCGCCCACCAGAACCGCTACGCCTCCGACGGCCCGGGCATCTACGCCTTCTCCCGCACCGACGCGAAGGACCAGCGCGAATACGTGGTCTCGGTCAACAACAGCACCAAGGCCCAGACAGCCGCGGTCCCCACCTACGTGGGCAAGCGCACCTTCACCCGGATCTACGGCGACGCGAGCGCCGAGGTCAAGACCGCGGCGGACGGGAAGCTGACGGTGACGGTTCCGCCGCTGTCCGCGGTTGTCTACGCGTCCTCAGGCCGGATCCCGCACTCCAAGGCGGCGCCCGCCGTCGTCCTGCAGGAACCGGCAGCGGCGGCCGCGGACAACAGCCGCGTCCGCGTGGCGGCCGACGTCGACGGCAGCTCCTTCTACGAGGTCACCTTCCAGGCCCGCACGGCCGGGGGCGAGTGGGCCTCCATCGGCACCGATGACACGGCACCGTACCAGGTCTTCCACGACGTCTCCGCCCTGCCCGCCGGCTCGGCGGTCGAGTACCGCGCAATCGTGCTGGACAACGGCGCGCACACCGCCGTGAGCCGGCCCCGCGCCGGCACCGTCCCGGCCCCGGCGCTCAGCATCGTCAACCCCAAGGAAGGCAGCAGCGTCCGCGGCAAGGTGGAGGTGGGCGCCGTCGCCAGCCCCGACAAGGCCGACTACGTGGTCCGGTTTGAACGCAGCATCAGCGGCGGTCCCTGGTCGAAGTTCGGCGAGGACAGCTCCTCCCCCGCCTACACCGCGGTGGACGACCTGGCCAAGTTGCAGGTGCCGGACGGCACGCAGCTGCGCTACCGCGCCCTGATGACCGTGCCGGGCGCCGGCGAGATCATCAGCGGCATCCGCACCGTGGTGGCCGGGGACCTTCCGCAGCCCGCCTCGGTCACCGTGGCCGGGAGCCTCGACTCGGAACTGGGCTGCCCCGGGGACTGGCAGCCGGCCTGCCCCGCGGCCTTCCTGAAGCTGGACCCGGCGGACAAGATCTGGCGGCTAACCGTTCCCGATCTGCCCGCCGGCAGCTACGAGTTCAAGGCCGCGATCAACGGCTCCTGGGACGAGAACTACGGCGCGGGCGGCGGGGCCAACGGCGGCAACATCGTGCTGAACCACCCCGGCGGCGCCGTCACCTTCCGCTACGACCACAGCACCCACCTGATCAGCGCCGTCTACGCCTCCCAGCAGCCGGCGGCGGTTGCGGTGGCCGGGGACCTCGACTCCGAGCTCGGCTGCCCGGTCGACTGGATGCCGGACTGCCCGCAGGCCCAGCTCGCCCTGGACCCGGCGGATCTCGTCTGGAAGCTGACCATCCCTGACCTGCCGGCCGGCACCTACTCCTACAAGGCCGCCCTCAACCGGTCCTGGACCGAGAACTACGGTGCGGGCGGGGAACCGGGCGGCGGCAACATCAGCCTGGCGCACGGCGGAGGGCCGGTCACGGTCCGGTACGACCACGTCACCCACCGGATCAGCGCCGGCTAA
- a CDS encoding serine/threonine-protein kinase has product MTAAPATVADLPAVVPAAAGLDAKILPLPDAPEGRFLVHELLGRGATATVFRGTDLSNDRPVAIKVAEGPAEKDASRIHAEARILASLDHPGVVRFIAAGTVPGGEQWAGRPFLVEEFAFGGSLAERIRGGACAPEGVAGWAAAALSGLGHVHGRGLVHRDIKPANILLSALRRCSVRIADFGIATAAGTAPEPGDSSGTVHYMSPEQAAGQPVHAAADIYALGLVLLECLTGVKAYPGTPVESLVARTLRAPEIPASLGTGWTSLLTAMTAMDPAARPSAAAAQKLATRLASARAVPHLRLVS; this is encoded by the coding sequence GTGACTGCGGCGCCTGCGACCGTGGCGGACCTTCCCGCCGTCGTGCCCGCCGCGGCCGGCCTCGACGCCAAGATCCTGCCCCTTCCGGACGCCCCCGAGGGGCGCTTCCTGGTCCATGAACTCCTGGGCCGTGGGGCGACCGCCACCGTCTTCCGTGGCACGGACCTGTCCAACGACCGGCCGGTGGCCATCAAGGTGGCCGAGGGTCCGGCCGAGAAGGATGCCAGCCGGATCCATGCCGAGGCGCGGATCCTCGCCTCGCTGGACCACCCGGGCGTCGTCCGGTTTATTGCCGCCGGAACCGTTCCCGGCGGTGAGCAGTGGGCCGGCCGGCCGTTCCTGGTCGAGGAATTCGCTTTTGGCGGCAGCCTGGCGGAGCGGATCCGCGGCGGCGCCTGCGCTCCGGAAGGGGTGGCCGGCTGGGCCGCCGCCGCGTTGTCCGGACTCGGGCACGTGCACGGGCGCGGACTCGTCCACCGCGACATCAAACCCGCCAATATCCTGCTCAGTGCGCTCCGGAGGTGTTCGGTACGAATCGCCGACTTCGGGATCGCCACTGCCGCCGGGACGGCCCCGGAGCCCGGCGACTCGTCGGGCACCGTGCATTACATGAGCCCGGAGCAGGCGGCGGGACAGCCGGTCCACGCTGCCGCGGACATCTACGCGCTGGGGCTGGTGCTGCTCGAATGCCTCACCGGCGTCAAGGCCTACCCCGGCACCCCGGTCGAGTCGCTGGTGGCCCGCACCCTGCGGGCACCGGAGATCCCGGCCAGCCTCGGCACTGGGTGGACGTCCCTGCTGACCGCCATGACGGCGATGGATCCCGCGGCCCGTCCCTCGGCCGCCGCGGCCCAGAAACTGGCAACCCGGCTCGCATCCGCCCGGGCCGTCCCGCACCTCCGCCTCGTCAGCTGA
- a CDS encoding MarR family winged helix-turn-helix transcriptional regulator: MNSDSDSHSGYWYGPDDRLDPPAAVLHALRSYRAAEVATRRSTRDSMGMGETDLLALRYLLRAQATGERVGPKDLSRTLGITTASTTSLIDRLVQSGHVRREPHPTDRRSLVIVPTAATDSEVRTTLGEMHRRMLAVAEELSAEESRIIVGFLRRMTEALDGQPGHH; encoded by the coding sequence ATGAACTCCGACAGCGACTCGCACTCAGGGTACTGGTACGGCCCGGACGACCGGCTTGATCCCCCGGCGGCCGTGCTGCATGCGCTGCGGAGCTACCGCGCCGCCGAGGTGGCAACCCGTCGTTCCACCCGGGACTCTATGGGCATGGGCGAGACGGACCTGCTGGCACTGCGTTACCTGTTGCGTGCCCAGGCGACGGGGGAGCGGGTCGGCCCAAAGGACCTCAGCCGCACCCTGGGAATCACGACGGCGTCCACCACGTCGCTGATTGACCGGCTCGTCCAAAGCGGCCACGTCCGCCGCGAACCGCACCCCACGGACCGGCGCTCCCTCGTGATCGTCCCGACGGCGGCCACCGATTCGGAGGTCCGCACCACCCTCGGAGAAATGCACCGCCGGATGCTGGCCGTGGCCGAAGAGCTGAGTGCAGAGGAAAGCCGCATCATCGTCGGGTTCCTGCGCCGCATGACCGAAGCCCTCGACGGGCAGCCCGGACACCACTGA
- a CDS encoding efflux RND transporter permease subunit, with product MMTAVLRLVLQFRLLVLAVAAGILAFGLTTLPGMAVDTFPEFAPPQVEIQTEALGLSAAEVEQLVTSPMEADLLNGVAWVEAIRSKSVPGLSSIQMVFKPGTDLFRARQLVSERLTQARALPNVSAAPVLMQPLSSTSRVMMIRLTSTDMSAIDMSVLARWTMKPGLLAVPGVANVAIWGQRDQQLQVLVDPAQLAAKGVTLDEVIKTTGNSVWVSPLSYLEASTPGTGGFFETGHQRIGVQHVLPIASPQDLGQIPIEGTNGSLTLKDVATVATDHQPLIGDALLGKDAELLLVIEKFPETNTAAVTKGVDDALKALQPGLPGVKIDTTVYRQADFVQEEIGSLGIALLITLVLIVAMFGAFFRSWRAAVISLVTIPVALSAAALLLYVRGAGMNTMVLAGLVLALAVIVGDVAEDLNGLAGPRLQDPRGNGQDKERRVALIPEAMRSVRTPLLYALLIMALGVMPAFFVAGENGALFGPLVLNYLLALVIATIVALTVTTALAYYLPAGPALRREHAALARFEDGYGRLVSRVAAKARWVFAASAVVALAGLALTPQLAGSRPVVPVLADRTLVVHWSAAAGTSDQEMSRITEAAAVELRALPGVANVGGHVGRAVTSDQVGDVSSGELWVTVDPDAPYGDTAAAIGQVVAGYPGLSSKVSTYPQERIDQIREAGNSGFGVRVYGLDTAVLRQKAAEMQQILEHTAGVVNPRIDAPVEQPIAEVKVDLAAAQKASIIPGDVRRAAAALLQGIEVGNLYEQQKVFSVIVKGAPSTRNSLDSVRNLIIDTPNGGHVRLGDVAQVTMVGNEAAILHDDTSRRIDVKAEIQGRSVADVQRDINSSLQQMQFPLAYHAEVLSGYAQLQGNYQWLWILAAIAAAGVLVLLQTAAGGWKLAGMIFLGLILSLTGGVLAAQASGSVNSLISLVAFAAVLGIAARGALLLLEAVRSLRATDSTAPWPELVLRGARERMGPTLMTALMTAVILLPLVLIGGVVGTEIILPLAVIIWGGLLTTSLFVLFVMPAVLLRFQPVEALSPRTSKVPLDRPGRQDVP from the coding sequence ATGATGACAGCGGTGTTGCGCCTGGTCCTCCAGTTCCGGCTGCTGGTGCTGGCCGTGGCCGCGGGAATCCTCGCTTTTGGCCTAACGACGCTGCCCGGCATGGCCGTGGACACCTTCCCCGAATTTGCGCCGCCGCAGGTCGAAATCCAGACCGAGGCCCTGGGTTTGTCGGCGGCGGAAGTCGAACAGCTCGTCACCTCGCCAATGGAGGCCGACCTGCTCAACGGCGTGGCCTGGGTGGAGGCAATCCGCTCCAAATCGGTGCCCGGCCTTTCCTCGATCCAGATGGTTTTCAAGCCGGGCACAGACTTGTTCCGCGCGCGCCAGCTGGTTTCGGAGCGGCTGACCCAGGCGCGCGCCCTGCCGAACGTGTCGGCGGCGCCCGTCCTCATGCAGCCCCTTTCCTCGACCAGCCGGGTCATGATGATCCGGCTGACCTCCACCGACATGTCGGCCATCGACATGTCGGTACTCGCCCGCTGGACCATGAAACCCGGGCTGCTCGCAGTGCCCGGAGTTGCAAACGTTGCCATCTGGGGCCAGCGCGACCAGCAGCTGCAGGTCCTGGTGGACCCGGCACAGCTGGCAGCCAAAGGCGTGACGCTGGACGAGGTCATCAAGACCACCGGCAACTCCGTCTGGGTCTCGCCTCTGAGCTACCTCGAGGCCTCCACCCCGGGCACGGGCGGCTTCTTCGAAACGGGGCACCAGCGGATCGGCGTCCAGCACGTCCTGCCCATCGCGTCCCCCCAGGACCTGGGCCAGATTCCCATTGAGGGAACCAACGGCAGCCTCACGCTCAAGGACGTTGCCACGGTCGCAACGGATCACCAGCCCCTGATTGGCGATGCCCTCCTGGGCAAGGATGCCGAGCTGCTGCTGGTCATCGAGAAGTTCCCGGAGACCAACACGGCAGCTGTTACGAAGGGCGTTGATGACGCCCTCAAAGCGCTCCAGCCCGGCTTGCCGGGCGTCAAGATCGACACCACTGTCTACCGGCAGGCGGACTTCGTCCAGGAGGAAATCGGCAGCCTGGGCATCGCGCTGCTGATCACGCTGGTGCTGATCGTGGCTATGTTCGGTGCGTTCTTCCGCTCGTGGCGCGCCGCCGTCATCAGCTTGGTCACCATACCGGTCGCGCTGTCCGCCGCCGCGCTGCTGCTGTACGTGCGCGGCGCAGGCATGAACACGATGGTCCTGGCCGGGTTGGTCCTAGCGCTGGCCGTCATCGTCGGAGACGTGGCCGAGGACCTCAACGGCCTCGCCGGCCCGAGGCTCCAAGACCCGCGGGGCAACGGGCAGGACAAGGAGCGGAGGGTGGCCCTGATTCCGGAGGCCATGCGGTCGGTCCGGACGCCGCTGCTCTACGCGCTGCTGATCATGGCGCTGGGCGTCATGCCGGCATTCTTCGTGGCGGGCGAGAACGGGGCGCTGTTCGGCCCGCTCGTCCTGAACTATCTGTTGGCCCTCGTGATCGCCACCATCGTGGCGCTCACGGTCACGACGGCGCTGGCGTACTACCTCCCGGCAGGTCCCGCCCTGCGCCGCGAACACGCCGCCCTGGCGCGGTTTGAAGACGGCTACGGCAGGCTCGTGTCCCGGGTGGCCGCAAAGGCCCGGTGGGTCTTCGCGGCCTCCGCCGTGGTGGCGCTGGCAGGACTTGCCCTGACCCCGCAGCTGGCCGGGTCCCGTCCCGTGGTGCCCGTGCTGGCCGACCGGACGCTCGTGGTGCACTGGAGCGCGGCGGCCGGCACCTCGGACCAGGAAATGAGCCGGATCACCGAAGCCGCCGCCGTCGAACTGCGCGCCCTCCCGGGGGTCGCCAACGTGGGCGGACATGTGGGCCGTGCGGTCACCTCGGACCAGGTCGGGGACGTCAGCTCGGGCGAGCTCTGGGTCACCGTGGATCCGGACGCGCCCTACGGCGACACTGCGGCCGCCATCGGGCAGGTCGTCGCCGGGTACCCCGGCCTGAGCAGCAAGGTATCGACCTATCCGCAGGAGCGCATCGACCAGATCCGCGAGGCCGGGAACAGCGGCTTCGGGGTGCGTGTCTACGGCCTCGACACGGCGGTCCTCCGGCAGAAGGCTGCGGAGATGCAGCAGATCCTGGAACACACCGCCGGCGTCGTGAATCCCCGCATCGACGCCCCCGTGGAGCAGCCGATCGCGGAGGTCAAGGTGGACCTCGCTGCTGCGCAGAAGGCCAGCATCATTCCCGGTGACGTTCGCCGCGCGGCAGCGGCGCTGCTGCAGGGCATCGAAGTTGGAAACCTCTACGAGCAGCAGAAGGTCTTCTCGGTGATCGTGAAGGGTGCGCCGTCCACGCGGAACAGCCTCGACAGCGTCCGCAATCTGATCATCGACACCCCCAACGGCGGCCATGTCCGCCTGGGCGACGTGGCCCAGGTAACGATGGTGGGAAACGAAGCCGCGATCCTGCACGATGACACCTCACGGCGGATCGACGTGAAGGCCGAGATCCAGGGCCGTTCCGTGGCCGACGTGCAGCGGGACATCAACAGCAGCCTGCAGCAGATGCAGTTCCCGCTGGCCTACCACGCCGAGGTCCTGAGCGGGTACGCACAGCTGCAGGGCAACTACCAGTGGCTGTGGATCCTCGCGGCGATCGCGGCGGCCGGTGTGCTGGTGCTGCTGCAGACGGCCGCCGGCGGCTGGAAACTCGCCGGCATGATCTTCCTGGGCCTGATCCTGTCCCTGACCGGCGGGGTACTGGCCGCCCAGGCCTCAGGCTCGGTGAACTCGCTGATCTCGCTCGTGGCCTTCGCGGCCGTGCTGGGGATCGCCGCCCGCGGCGCCCTCCTGCTGCTGGAAGCGGTCCGGAGCCTCCGGGCAACGGACAGCACCGCCCCGTGGCCCGAGCTGGTGCTCCGGGGCGCGCGGGAACGGATGGGACCCACCCTCATGACGGCCTTGATGACCGCGGTGATCCTGCTGCCGCTGGTCCTGATCGGCGGCGTCGTCGGGACGGAGATTATCCTGCCACTCGCCGTGATCATCTGGGGCGGGCTGCTGACGACTTCCCTCTTTGTGCTGTTCGTGATGCCCGCTGTGCTGCTTCGGTTCCAGCCGGTGGAAGCGCTGAGCCCCCGGACCAGCAAGGTCCCGCTGGACCGGCCCGGACGACAAGATGTGCCATGA